A DNA window from Providencia huaxiensis contains the following coding sequences:
- a CDS encoding RidA family protein, whose product MRYKTLLLSLPLILGVASANAADDVKRVPVKGFPISESVEIGAGNSLIFLSGKVPSKISADAKEGVLESYGNTEAQTINVLKQIQANLEGMGLTMNDVVKMQVFLVGGEETQGTMDFAGFMAGYNKFYESEKVTNLPARSTFQVAKLANPAWRVEIEVTAVRPAAKK is encoded by the coding sequence ATGCGCTATAAAACTTTATTGCTTTCTCTGCCTTTGATTTTAGGTGTAGCAAGTGCGAATGCAGCTGATGATGTTAAACGCGTTCCAGTGAAAGGATTCCCTATCTCTGAATCAGTAGAAATCGGTGCGGGCAACAGCCTTATTTTCCTGAGCGGAAAAGTACCTTCTAAAATCTCTGCAGACGCTAAAGAAGGCGTTTTAGAGTCTTATGGTAATACCGAAGCACAAACTATCAACGTGTTAAAACAAATCCAAGCTAACCTTGAAGGTATGGGTTTGACCATGAACGACGTTGTTAAAATGCAAGTATTCTTAGTTGGTGGTGAAGAAACTCAAGGTACTATGGACTTTGCTGGCTTTATGGCTGGTTACAACAAGTTCTATGAGTCTGAGAAAGTAACTAATCTGCCAGCTCGTTCTACCTTCCAAGTCGCTAAACTGGCTAATCCAGCTTGGAGAGTAGAAATCGAAGTGACAGCGGTACGCCCAGCTGCAAAAAAATAA
- a CDS encoding ABC transporter permease, with product MKTLYLFCGIIALLVLAVLSLFIGAGDVSPVSLFTDPEMQDIFFISRIPRTISLILAGSAMSVAGLIMQLLTQNRFVEPSLAGTTQSASLGLLVVMVLFPAASIMTKMVVASGFALLGTMLFMMLLRRVILKSALIVPLVGIMLGAVISALTIFTAYYFDLLQSLGAWMSGDFSSIIQGRYELLWLVGILTLIACWIADSFTVAGMGREFSINVGLNYRKVMTIGLSIIALISGVVVVVVGALPFLGLIIPNLVSLVMGDNIRKTIPWICLAGGGLVLLCDIIGRLIRYPFEIPASVILGVVGAVIFLYLLLKQQRYAKS from the coding sequence ATGAAAACGCTTTATCTTTTTTGTGGAATTATCGCGTTATTGGTTTTAGCGGTATTAAGCTTGTTTATTGGAGCGGGTGACGTGTCACCCGTTTCGCTTTTCACCGACCCAGAGATGCAAGACATCTTTTTTATTAGCCGAATTCCCCGAACCATATCCTTGATTTTAGCCGGTAGCGCGATGAGCGTTGCAGGTCTAATCATGCAATTATTAACGCAAAACCGTTTTGTGGAGCCTTCTCTTGCAGGAACAACCCAGTCAGCCAGCTTAGGTTTATTGGTTGTCATGGTACTTTTCCCAGCAGCGAGTATTATGACCAAGATGGTGGTCGCCAGCGGTTTTGCACTCCTTGGCACCATGCTGTTTATGATGCTATTGCGCCGCGTAATTTTAAAATCTGCACTAATCGTCCCTCTGGTAGGGATTATGTTAGGTGCAGTGATTAGCGCATTAACCATCTTTACTGCTTATTATTTCGACTTATTGCAATCTCTTGGTGCATGGATGAGTGGTGACTTTTCTAGCATCATTCAAGGTCGATATGAACTCTTGTGGTTAGTAGGAATATTAACGTTAATTGCTTGCTGGATTGCAGATAGCTTTACGGTTGCCGGTATGGGACGTGAGTTTTCAATTAATGTTGGCCTAAATTATCGCAAAGTGATGACTATCGGTTTATCGATTATCGCCTTAATCAGTGGTGTGGTGGTCGTGGTGGTCGGGGCATTACCTTTCCTAGGCTTAATTATTCCAAATCTGGTGAGCTTAGTGATGGGCGATAACATACGTAAAACCATTCCATGGATTTGTCTTGCTGGTGGTGGCTTAGTTTTACTCTGTGACATTATTGGGCGCTTAATTCGCTATCCATTTGAAATCCCTGCAAGTGTGATTTTAGGTGTTGTTGGCGCGGTGATTTTTTTATATTTATTGTTGAAGCAACAACGTTATGCAAAAAGTTAA
- a CDS encoding helix-turn-helix domain-containing protein codes for MYSENGSEKIHYMVGQRILEKRRELGYTGFQLAQLLGVSQQQISRYERGKIKIDLFHLFKLAFLMGTPIDWFLEDISSQLNKHGNLDDIQ; via the coding sequence ATGTATTCAGAAAATGGTAGTGAAAAAATCCATTATATGGTAGGTCAGAGGATCTTAGAAAAGCGTAGAGAGTTGGGATATACAGGCTTTCAGTTAGCTCAGTTGCTAGGTGTTAGCCAACAACAGATCTCGCGTTACGAAAGAGGCAAAATTAAAATTGACCTGTTTCATCTGTTCAAACTTGCATTTTTAATGGGAACCCCAATCGATTGGTTCCTTGAAGATATTAGCTCCCAGCTTAATAAACATGGGAACTTGGATGATATACAATAA
- a CDS encoding fimbria/pilus periplasmic chaperone: MNIKKIAFFTTTITLSAVLCGQALAAIALDRTRVIYNGAEKTISLNIKNENTELPYLAQGWIEDANGNKIESPLTVLPPVQRVEPGEGSQVKIQSLPDIATLPQDRESVYYFNLREIPPRSKEANVLQIALQTRIKLFYRPKALYATRTDLENPWQEKITLTRKGDAYEVTNPTAYFVTIVDASSKVGGDTVKQFEPVMISPKGNGMLKGSASAMGAKPVLTYINDYGGRPKLTFGCAGTTCKVESSTDR; the protein is encoded by the coding sequence ATGAATATTAAGAAAATTGCATTTTTTACTACGACAATTACGTTATCTGCAGTGCTATGTGGACAGGCTTTGGCCGCTATTGCACTTGATAGAACACGCGTCATTTATAATGGGGCTGAAAAGACCATTAGCTTAAATATTAAGAATGAAAACACAGAGTTACCTTATCTTGCGCAGGGCTGGATTGAAGACGCTAATGGTAACAAAATTGAAAGCCCACTCACGGTGTTACCACCAGTTCAACGCGTAGAACCAGGTGAAGGTAGCCAAGTTAAAATTCAATCTCTTCCTGATATCGCGACATTACCTCAGGACAGAGAAAGTGTTTATTACTTTAACTTACGTGAGATTCCGCCACGTAGTAAAGAAGCTAACGTATTACAAATTGCATTACAAACACGTATTAAGTTGTTTTATCGACCAAAAGCGTTATATGCCACTCGTACGGATTTAGAAAACCCATGGCAAGAAAAAATTACGTTAACGCGTAAAGGTGATGCCTACGAAGTCACGAATCCAACTGCTTACTTTGTCACGATTGTGGATGCAAGTTCAAAAGTGGGAGGAGATACGGTGAAGCAGTTTGAGCCTGTGATGATCTCACCAAAAGGTAACGGAATGCTTAAGGGTAGCGCAAGTGCTATGGGGGCAAAGCCAGTTCTAACTTATATCAATGATTATGGTGGAAGGCCTAAATTGACGTTTGGTTGCGCAGGTACAACTTGCAAAGTTGAATCTTCGACGGATAGATAA
- a CDS encoding iron chelate uptake ABC transporter family permease subunit — translation MQKVNSSIALPRKGVTPLQRIWILLALSLLSIVLYMTVNLGSNLAYILPHRGYIVLTMIVVAFASGVSTVLFQTIANNKILTPSIMGLEALFILLQTIFVFYTDSFPSSWLLNIGKFLLESTLLVLFSVLLYRWLFVSVKMNINLVLMVGIILGTLFRSVATLLQRLMDPNEFSILQSRMFATFTKGTPELILFTLLITAVVGVLLWRMRYCFDVIALGQANAVNLGINYRQQVTVILLLISILVAVSTALVGPLTFLGLMVANLAYLVAGSSQHRYLLPVSFLLGVIALVGGQLILEYGLNMAGTLSVVIEFVGGIFFIYMVLRRF, via the coding sequence ATGCAAAAAGTTAACTCATCAATAGCGTTGCCTAGGAAAGGGGTAACGCCGTTGCAAAGAATATGGATACTACTGGCATTGTCATTGTTATCCATTGTTCTTTATATGACGGTCAATTTGGGCAGTAATCTTGCCTACATTTTGCCGCACCGAGGCTATATTGTTCTCACCATGATCGTGGTGGCTTTTGCCTCAGGGGTTTCAACAGTTCTCTTTCAAACTATTGCTAATAATAAGATATTGACTCCATCTATCATGGGATTGGAAGCATTATTTATATTATTACAAACCATTTTTGTCTTCTATACCGATAGCTTTCCATCCTCTTGGCTATTGAATATTGGTAAGTTTTTATTAGAGTCCACTCTACTCGTGCTGTTCTCTGTACTGCTTTATCGCTGGTTATTTGTGTCAGTTAAAATGAATATCAACCTAGTATTGATGGTGGGTATTATTCTTGGCACATTATTTCGCAGTGTAGCGACATTGCTACAGCGCTTAATGGATCCCAATGAGTTTTCCATTTTACAAAGCCGGATGTTTGCCACCTTTACCAAAGGGACACCTGAGCTCATTCTATTCACGCTGCTTATCACTGCGGTCGTGGGCGTTTTATTGTGGCGTATGCGCTATTGTTTCGATGTTATCGCGTTAGGGCAAGCCAATGCGGTGAACTTAGGGATTAATTATCGCCAGCAAGTCACGGTTATCTTGTTGCTTATTTCAATCTTGGTTGCTGTTTCGACGGCACTGGTTGGCCCTTTAACATTCTTAGGTTTGATGGTCGCGAACTTAGCTTACTTAGTGGCTGGCAGTAGCCAACACCGCTATTTGCTACCCGTTTCCTTTCTACTTGGTGTCATTGCACTGGTTGGTGGTCAATTGATCCTTGAATATGGCCTAAATATGGCGGGGACATTATCGGTTGTTATCGAGTTTGTCGGTGGAATATTCTTTATTTATATGGTGTTAAGAAGGTTTTAG
- a CDS encoding MrpH family fimbial adhesin — translation MKVFLSLLIGAVMFSSTASAYVFSYITESRPGNNPNNGDADYKYVIARWDPELPTTPNPCFGWSKCYLTISHKHTANGTPGAATVELAEISRYRYMLDVQNIPGVLAKATAPATQWAVHTGVRLQNNQECVGLFYQDRTGVTSNGGLIPGSLCGIAPPPIGACKINNTVPDINFGPISEADLAGQSKQVNISVTCNLSMDVLVVATGVNVTNGRVNLRADNSLYANLYLGGNDTPGENGYKIHVPAGGTNSVTLKAVLGTNGRVQAGQFEGAAALILTVP, via the coding sequence ATGAAAGTATTTTTATCGCTATTAATTGGTGCAGTCATGTTTTCATCTACTGCATCAGCTTATGTTTTTTCCTATATCACTGAATCAAGACCCGGTAATAACCCAAATAATGGCGATGCAGACTATAAGTACGTTATTGCCCGCTGGGACCCTGAATTGCCAACTACGCCTAATCCTTGTTTCGGATGGTCGAAATGCTATCTCACCATAAGCCATAAGCATACCGCTAATGGAACACCGGGGGCGGCAACCGTCGAGTTGGCCGAAATTTCTAGATATCGATACATGCTTGATGTTCAGAATATACCCGGCGTTTTGGCAAAGGCGACAGCTCCAGCAACACAGTGGGCTGTTCATACCGGGGTTAGGCTACAGAATAATCAGGAATGTGTGGGGCTGTTTTACCAAGATCGCACAGGGGTTACAAGTAACGGTGGGTTAATTCCCGGCTCATTATGTGGTATTGCGCCTCCACCAATTGGAGCTTGTAAGATCAACAATACCGTCCCGGATATCAACTTTGGCCCAATTAGTGAAGCCGATCTCGCTGGCCAATCAAAACAAGTGAACATTAGTGTGACATGTAACTTATCGATGGATGTTTTGGTGGTTGCAACTGGTGTTAACGTGACAAATGGTCGTGTAAATCTACGGGCGGATAATAGCTTATATGCGAATTTGTATTTAGGTGGGAACGATACACCTGGGGAAAATGGTTACAAAATCCATGTGCCTGCAGGTGGAACAAACTCGGTCACCCTCAAAGCCGTGCTAGGCACTAATGGCCGAGTTCAAGCTGGTCAGTTTGAAGGTGCCGCAGCCCTTATTTTAACTGTGCCTTAA
- a CDS encoding siderophore ABC transporter substrate-binding protein → MFVKSLVSGIALLSALVLAGCDNAKDTSETAQVAEKQTITVEHAQGKTEIPRHPQKVMVMNMETLDIMDALGAPVAGVPQTNVRFPEFLTKYSGSEYVNGGTLFEPAYETLSNAKPDLILGGSRARDAYDKLSGVAPTISLDIDNKNFIGSLTERTNELGALFGKEEQAKKLIADFNTKIEGIKTKAPTAGKAMVILVSGGKISAYGPGSRFGFIFDVLGFEPAYVFTENTGRHGNIVNAELLVKLNPDWLFVIDRDSAIGKSDAQPAAEVLDNALVRKTAAWEKGQITYLDPTAVYIAGGIQTYSQLMDDINTALEKSQAK, encoded by the coding sequence ATGTTTGTAAAATCATTAGTTTCGGGTATTGCTTTGTTATCAGCATTAGTATTAGCGGGTTGTGATAACGCGAAAGACACATCAGAAACAGCTCAAGTTGCAGAAAAACAAACTATCACAGTAGAACATGCCCAAGGCAAAACTGAAATTCCTCGTCATCCGCAAAAAGTTATGGTGATGAACATGGAAACACTGGACATCATGGATGCACTCGGAGCCCCGGTTGCTGGTGTTCCACAAACCAACGTTCGCTTCCCTGAATTCTTAACGAAATATAGCGGCTCTGAATACGTCAATGGCGGAACATTATTTGAACCTGCTTATGAAACATTAAGTAATGCTAAACCTGACCTGATTTTAGGTGGTAGCCGTGCTCGTGATGCCTATGACAAACTCAGTGGTGTTGCTCCAACTATTTCATTAGACATTGATAACAAAAACTTTATTGGTAGCTTAACTGAGCGTACTAATGAGCTTGGCGCATTATTTGGTAAAGAAGAACAAGCCAAAAAACTGATTGCTGACTTCAACACAAAAATTGAAGGTATCAAAACTAAAGCACCGACAGCAGGTAAAGCGATGGTGATCTTAGTCAGTGGTGGTAAAATCTCCGCGTATGGCCCAGGCTCACGTTTTGGCTTTATTTTTGATGTGTTAGGTTTCGAACCGGCTTATGTATTTACTGAAAACACAGGGCGTCACGGTAATATCGTTAATGCAGAATTACTGGTGAAATTGAACCCAGATTGGTTATTTGTTATCGACCGTGATAGTGCGATTGGTAAATCTGATGCTCAGCCAGCCGCAGAGGTACTTGATAACGCATTAGTGAGAAAAACAGCAGCATGGGAAAAAGGCCAAATTACTTACCTTGACCCAACTGCCGTGTATATCGCAGGTGGGATCCAAACTTATTCTCAGTTGATGGACGACATCAATACAGCACTAGAGAAGAGCCAAGCAAAATAA
- a CDS encoding fimbrial protein, translated as MKRTLQFSTILFSLVPVFTFGISSWDIDGLHGTLTVNGMMTEAPCTMDVTNSKRQEVSLGEIPSYSLRKPGDRAEPVSFELEFRHCIRTESRMKDTRTGRAIWDAMQPVITVSFVAVSDKHFPEMLSVKGVSGLALEVTDAQREDIRLGSRGRPQFLDAPQGTLQYFVTPVRTPEKLTEGSFSAVMDFKVDYE; from the coding sequence ATGAAAAGGACTCTCCAGTTCAGCACTATCTTATTCAGCTTAGTTCCAGTGTTTACCTTTGGAATAAGTAGCTGGGATATTGATGGATTACACGGAACATTGACAGTAAATGGCATGATGACCGAGGCACCTTGTACGATGGATGTGACCAATTCAAAGCGCCAAGAAGTGTCTCTAGGGGAGATCCCTTCTTATTCACTCCGTAAACCTGGTGATAGAGCTGAACCAGTGTCATTTGAATTAGAATTTAGACATTGCATTCGTACAGAAAGCCGAATGAAAGACACGAGAACGGGCAGAGCGATTTGGGATGCAATGCAGCCCGTCATAACGGTTTCCTTTGTTGCCGTATCGGATAAACACTTTCCAGAAATGTTAAGTGTAAAAGGTGTCTCTGGCTTGGCATTAGAAGTGACTGACGCACAACGAGAAGATATCAGGCTAGGAAGCCGAGGTCGTCCACAATTCCTTGATGCACCGCAGGGGACTCTTCAATATTTTGTCACACCAGTGAGAACTCCCGAAAAATTGACGGAAGGAAGTTTCAGCGCCGTAATGGACTTTAAGGTGGATTATGAGTGA
- a CDS encoding fimbrial protein: MSDLNKQRYLLASCLVGLLFTSASYAGLPDSRISPSGSTRATVTPGMITVPIKGVVLAPPPCKINGGNIIKVNFDEIMSTRIDGNAYSKPINYNIDCEKRPTSQMKMTLIGIPASFDTGAIETDLPGLGIAFRYNGSKLRLNQEIKFVYPNAPQFEAIPVRDLSTTLTKGGVFHAGVTIKLDYQ; encoded by the coding sequence ATGAGTGATTTAAATAAGCAGCGGTACCTGCTGGCATCATGTCTCGTTGGACTACTTTTTACATCGGCCTCCTATGCAGGGTTACCCGATTCACGTATTAGCCCGTCGGGAAGTACACGGGCGACAGTCACACCCGGTATGATAACCGTACCGATTAAAGGAGTTGTTTTAGCACCACCCCCTTGCAAAATTAATGGTGGAAATATCATCAAAGTCAATTTTGATGAAATCATGAGTACGCGAATTGACGGGAACGCCTATTCGAAACCCATAAATTACAATATTGACTGTGAAAAAAGGCCAACGTCGCAAATGAAAATGACGTTGATTGGTATTCCTGCATCTTTTGATACTGGTGCAATTGAGACAGATCTTCCGGGTTTAGGGATTGCTTTTCGTTATAACGGAAGCAAGCTTCGATTAAATCAAGAAATCAAGTTCGTGTACCCAAATGCCCCTCAATTTGAAGCTATACCTGTTCGTGACTTATCCACAACATTGACAAAAGGTGGGGTTTTTCATGCGGGCGTCACTATCAAACTTGATTATCAGTGA
- a CDS encoding fimbrial protein translates to MNKLIQCAVAGALLIDVSTAFAVPDNLRIIGNLVEEPCTILPGDENIPMDFFDTPEKNFYAYGETPPKEFVIKLSDCDTTIGKFVEVTFSGTPNLALPGFLALSTSSVASGFAVGLQNSDKTPLALEQKGSKLTLQDGANQLRFYAYLKGEPDAIADKTIKVGPYSAVATFKLDYE, encoded by the coding sequence ATGAACAAACTAATTCAATGTGCAGTAGCTGGAGCCTTACTTATCGACGTTAGTACGGCTTTTGCTGTACCTGATAATTTAAGGATTATCGGTAATTTAGTGGAGGAACCCTGCACTATTTTACCTGGTGATGAAAACATCCCGATGGATTTTTTTGATACACCAGAAAAAAACTTTTATGCCTATGGTGAAACTCCACCTAAAGAGTTTGTGATTAAGCTGTCTGATTGTGACACAACGATTGGTAAATTTGTAGAAGTCACTTTCTCTGGAACTCCGAATCTAGCGCTTCCTGGTTTTTTAGCATTATCAACAAGTAGTGTCGCATCTGGTTTTGCGGTGGGGCTGCAAAATTCAGATAAAACACCACTGGCTCTTGAACAGAAAGGCTCGAAGCTAACGCTACAAGATGGCGCTAACCAATTGCGGTTCTATGCCTATTTAAAAGGTGAACCGGATGCTATTGCAGATAAGACAATAAAAGTAGGGCCTTACAGTGCTGTAGCAACATTTAAATTAGATTATGAATAA
- a CDS encoding NAD(P)/FAD-dependent oxidoreductase, protein MKISRRKLLLGVGAAGVLAGGAAVVPMINREGRFESTKSRVPAVAGTEGKLPESADAVIIGAGLQGIMTAINLAEKGLNVVICEKGVVGGEQSGRAYSQIISYKTSPAIFPLHHYGKIQWLGMNEKIGADTSYRVQGRVEVPSSEEDLEISRAWIKSASENPGFDTPLRTRMIEGTELANRLVDAQTPWKIGGFEEDSGSLDPEVVTPTMANYAKSIGIRIYTNCAVRGIETAGGKISDVVTEKGAIKTSRVVLTGGIWSRLFMGNLGIDVPTLNVYLSQQRITGVPGAPKGNVHLPNGIHFREQADGTYAVAPRIFTSSIVKDSFLLGPRFLHVLGGGELPLEFSIGKDLFNSFMMATSWNLDEKTPFEEFRTATNTPNNEHLDGVLERLRKEFPVFKESKVVERWGGTVAPTDDEIPIISTVEQYPGLVINTATGWGMTESPASGRLTAELLMGEKPFIDPTPYKLSRFN, encoded by the coding sequence ATGAAAATCTCGAGAAGAAAGCTATTATTAGGGGTTGGTGCTGCTGGAGTTCTAGCAGGGGGTGCTGCAGTTGTTCCTATGATCAATCGTGAAGGTCGTTTTGAATCGACTAAATCACGTGTACCTGCTGTTGCTGGTACTGAAGGCAAATTACCTGAGTCTGCAGATGCAGTCATCATCGGTGCTGGCCTTCAAGGGATCATGACTGCAATTAACCTTGCAGAAAAAGGTCTTAATGTTGTTATCTGTGAAAAAGGTGTTGTCGGCGGTGAGCAATCAGGCCGTGCATACAGCCAAATCATCAGCTACAAGACCTCCCCAGCGATTTTCCCTTTACACCACTACGGGAAAATTCAATGGCTTGGAATGAACGAAAAAATCGGTGCTGACACCAGCTACCGTGTTCAAGGCCGTGTTGAAGTACCTTCTAGCGAAGAAGATTTAGAAATTTCAAGAGCGTGGATAAAATCTGCATCTGAAAACCCAGGTTTCGATACCCCATTACGTACCCGTATGATTGAAGGTACTGAACTGGCTAATCGTCTGGTTGATGCACAAACTCCATGGAAAATTGGTGGATTTGAAGAAGACTCAGGTAGCCTTGACCCAGAAGTTGTCACACCAACCATGGCAAACTACGCAAAATCAATCGGTATCCGCATCTACACCAATTGTGCAGTACGTGGTATCGAAACTGCAGGCGGTAAAATCTCTGATGTTGTCACAGAAAAAGGTGCAATCAAAACTTCTCGTGTTGTTCTGACGGGTGGTATTTGGTCGCGTCTGTTCATGGGTAACTTAGGTATTGACGTTCCAACACTGAACGTTTACCTGTCACAACAACGTATTACTGGCGTACCAGGTGCACCAAAAGGTAACGTACACTTACCTAATGGTATTCACTTCCGTGAACAAGCTGATGGCACCTACGCGGTTGCTCCACGTATCTTTACCAGCTCTATCGTTAAAGACAGCTTCCTGTTAGGACCAAGATTCCTGCACGTATTAGGCGGTGGAGAATTACCATTAGAGTTCTCTATTGGTAAAGACTTATTCAACTCCTTCATGATGGCAACGTCTTGGAACTTAGATGAGAAGACACCATTCGAAGAGTTCCGTACAGCAACGAATACACCAAACAACGAACACTTAGATGGCGTTCTAGAAAGACTGAGAAAAGAATTCCCAGTATTTAAAGAGTCCAAAGTGGTTGAACGTTGGGGTGGTACCGTTGCGCCAACGGATGATGAAATTCCAATTATTTCAACAGTCGAGCAGTATCCAGGTTTAGTCATCAACACCGCAACAGGCTGGGGTATGACAGAAAGCCCTGCATCTGGTCGATTAACGGCTGAATTATTAATGGGCGAAAAACCATTTATCGACCCAACGCCGTACAAACTTTCTCGTTTTAACTAA
- a CDS encoding fimbrial protein, protein MGLLVIPASAAMANDVEFTGTLLIPPPCTVFEDKVNVIEYKDIGLHKIDGVRFTKPINYALKCEDNLKGWDLMLTIKGTATDFDTSALETNFRDLGMRITQNGLGFEINKPLKITYGQPPVLEVVPVKRLGVTLPEGGFTATGTLLAEYQ, encoded by the coding sequence ATGGGTCTGCTAGTAATACCTGCTAGCGCTGCGATGGCGAACGATGTGGAATTTACGGGAACTTTATTAATTCCACCGCCTTGCACTGTTTTTGAAGATAAAGTCAACGTCATTGAATATAAAGATATTGGTTTACATAAAATAGATGGAGTCAGATTCACGAAACCTATTAATTACGCATTGAAGTGTGAAGACAATTTAAAAGGTTGGGACTTGATGCTGACAATCAAAGGAACTGCAACCGACTTTGATACGTCGGCTCTGGAAACCAATTTCCGAGATCTTGGCATGCGTATTACCCAAAATGGTTTAGGCTTTGAAATCAATAAACCGTTAAAGATTACGTATGGGCAACCGCCTGTTTTAGAAGTTGTTCCAGTTAAGAGATTGGGAGTTACGTTGCCTGAAGGAGGCTTTACCGCAACAGGGACATTGCTAGCGGAGTACCAATAA
- a CDS encoding iron ABC transporter ATP-binding protein, with translation MIEISQISKSYQDTKVLDNVTTTIKNSGITSIIGPNGAGKSTLLSIIGRLLQPDDGGYVKVNELDVSTTPSDKLAKCLSVLRQENQFASRLTVEELVGFGRYPYTKGRLTIDDKKKIDESLSFLNLSDLRHRYLDELSGGQRQRAYVAMVLCQDTEYVLLDEPLNNLDMKHAVIMMKLLRKAADELGKTIILVIHDINFASVYSDYIVALRNGRLSYHGKPEEIMKSEIIEDIFDTPVDIKRVDDQYIALYY, from the coding sequence ATGATTGAAATTAGTCAGATATCGAAAAGTTATCAGGATACTAAAGTCTTAGATAACGTAACAACAACAATTAAAAATAGCGGTATTACCTCAATCATCGGGCCTAATGGTGCAGGTAAATCAACACTGTTGTCGATTATCGGGCGTTTGTTACAGCCCGATGACGGTGGCTATGTCAAAGTGAATGAACTTGATGTATCAACAACTCCGAGTGATAAACTCGCAAAATGTTTATCTGTTTTGCGCCAAGAGAACCAATTTGCGAGTCGACTAACGGTTGAAGAGTTGGTCGGTTTTGGGCGCTACCCGTATACCAAAGGTCGTTTAACCATTGATGATAAAAAGAAAATTGATGAGTCACTCTCTTTTCTAAACTTATCAGATTTACGTCACCGTTATTTAGATGAATTATCGGGTGGTCAACGTCAACGGGCCTATGTGGCAATGGTTTTATGCCAAGATACAGAATATGTTTTACTCGATGAGCCATTGAATAATCTTGATATGAAGCATGCCGTGATTATGATGAAACTGCTGCGTAAAGCCGCAGACGAGCTGGGAAAAACGATTATTTTAGTTATCCATGATATTAACTTTGCGTCAGTTTATTCTGACTACATTGTTGCACTGAGAAACGGCCGTTTGTCTTATCACGGTAAGCCTGAGGAGATCATGAAATCTGAAATTATTGAGGATATTTTTGATACCCCGGTTGATATTAAGAGGGTGGATGACCAGTATATTGCTCTCTACTACTAA